The nucleotide sequence CAGCTCCTGCCGGTGATCCAGTGCGGCCAGCGCGGCCGCCTGGGAGATGGCGGACAGGTGGTAGGGCAGGCGGACTATGCGCAGCATGTCCACCAGCTCGGCGGAGGCGGCCAGGTACCCCAGCCGCAGCCCGGCCATGCCGAAGGCCTTGCTCATGGTGCGGGTGACGGCCAAGTGCGGGTAACGGGGGGTGCCGTCGGCGTCGGTTCGCTCCAGCAGCTCCAGCGCACTGGGCACACCGGGACGGCGGAATTCCGCATAGGCCTCGTCAATCACCACCACACAGTCCGTAGCGGTGTCAGCACTGTCAGCACTGTCGCCGCTCGTCGCCGTGTCGGCAGGGCCGTGTCCGCGGGCCGCTTCGAGGACGGCAACGACGTCGTTAAGCGGCAGGGCCGTACCGGTGGGGTTGTTGGGGCTGGCGAGGATGAGCACCGCTGGGCGCTCGCGCGCGATGGCCGCGGCAACTGCGCCGACGTCGACGGTGAAGTCCTCGCGCCTGGGCCCGGTGACGTAGCGCGTGAAGGTGTCGCGAGCGTACTCGGGGTACATGGAATAGGTGGGTGTGAAGGACAGGCAGGTGCGCCCGGGGCCGCCGAAGGCCTGCAGCACATGCGCCATGACCTCGTTGGAGCCGTTGGCCGCCCAGACCTGCTCCCCGCCCAGGCTGACACCGGACTCGGCGGCGAGGTAGTCGGCCAGGGCGGCACGCAGGCCGGGGAAGTCGCGGTCCGGGTAGCGGTTCAGCCCGCTCGCGGCCCGCCCCGCAGCCGCAGCGATGTCCGCAACCACGGCAGGGCTGGGCGGATAGGGGTTCTCATTGACGTTCAGGCGCACCGGCACGTCAAGTTCAGGAGCGCCGTAGGGTTCGCAGCCCTGCAGATCGGGTCGCAGCGGGAGCACTGTCACGCTGCCGGAGTCTACGCGTACTGCGGCCTTGCCCCGGCACGCGTCCTAGCCTGCGGTCGTCAGCAGGATCTCCTCGGCGTCCAGCCGTTCGAGCGCGTACTCCAGGCTGGAGGAGGAGAACAGGCCCGCGTCACGGGCGTCGAGCAGGGCGTGGCGCTGCACTCGGATGGTCTCGACGGCGAGTTCGCGCGCCTCGGTGGGGGTGAGCGTGTCGGTGTGCCGGCGAGCGGCGGCGTCGCCCAGGAGCCGGAGCAACCGCTCGCGCTCGGCGCCATCGGCGGTGCTGGAGGCCATGCGCGGGCGGACCAGGCGGATGACACCGCTCAGCGTGAGCCCCTGAATGACCAGTGAGCCACCGGCGACCAGCAGCGCCACCAGCAGCAGGAACGGCCGGGCGGGCGTGGCCAGGGGCAGGGTCTGGGCGGCGGCCAGGGTGACC is from Actinomyces sp. 432 and encodes:
- a CDS encoding histidinol-phosphate transaminase → MTVLPLRPDLQGCEPYGAPELDVPVRLNVNENPYPPSPAVVADIAAAAGRAASGLNRYPDRDFPGLRAALADYLAAESGVSLGGEQVWAANGSNEVMAHVLQAFGGPGRTCLSFTPTYSMYPEYARDTFTRYVTGPRREDFTVDVGAVAAAIARERPAVLILASPNNPTGTALPLNDVVAVLEAARGHGPADTATSGDSADSADTATDCVVVIDEAYAEFRRPGVPSALELLERTDADGTPRYPHLAVTRTMSKAFGMAGLRLGYLAASAELVDMLRIVRLPYHLSAISQAAALAALDHRQELMSQVASLRDERDALVEWLRAHGWNAHDSDANFVLFGPFADREAVWRGLLERGVLIRVVGPEGYLRACVGTPQEMERFRTALLAVTGNTTGQATTLVNEEKNA